A section of the Balearica regulorum gibbericeps isolate bBalReg1 chromosome 6, bBalReg1.pri, whole genome shotgun sequence genome encodes:
- the TFCP2L1 gene encoding transcription factor CP2-like protein 1 isoform X2 produces MLFWHTQPEHYNQHSTGSYLRDVLALPIFKQEEPQLSPENDAKLPPFQYVLCTATSPAVKLHEETLTYLNQGQSYEIRLLENRKLGEFQDLNTKYVKSIIRVVFHDRRLQYTEHQQLEGWRWSRPGDRILDIDIPLSVGILDPRASPTQLNTVEFLWDPSKRASAFIQPKGADRKQKTDREKMEKKTTQEKEKYQPSYETTILTECSPWPDVPYQMNNAPSPSYNSSPNSFNLGDGNSSPTHQVELLPPSNDHLLPSASIQDAQQWLHRNRFSPFCRLFSSFSGADLLKMSKEDFVQICGPADGIRLFNAIKGRNVRPKMTIYVCQEPEQNRSHLHQKRENGDGSLCVYHAIFLEELTTLELIEKIANLYSISPQQINRIYRQGPTGIHVLVSNEMVQNFQDESCFVISTLKAESNDGYHIILK; encoded by the exons ATGCTGTTTTGGCACACGCAGCCGGAGCACTACAACCAGCACTCGACCGGCAGCTACCTGCG AGATGTCCTTGCGCTGCCAATCTTCAAGCAGGAAGAACCGCAGCTGTCTCCTGAGAATGATGCCAAGCTGCCTCCCTTTCAGTACGTCCTCTGCACGGCCACATCACCTGCTGTGAAACTGCACGAAGAAACCCTGACCTACCTCAACCAAG GTCAGTCTTATGAAATCCGTCTACTTGAGAATAGGAAATTGGGAGAGTTTCAagatttaaacacaaaatatgtAAAG AGTATAATTCGTGTAGTTTTCCATGATCGACGCCTGCAGTACACAGAGCATCAGCAGCTCGAGGGCTGGAGGTGGAGTCGGCCTGGGGACCGCATCCTTGATATAG ATATTCCGCTGTCAGTTGGTATCTTGGATCCCAGGGCCAGCCCAACCCAGTTGAACACTGTTGAATTTCTGTGGGATCCATCAAAGAGAGCCTCAGCATTCATTCAG CCTAAAGgagcagacagaaaacagaagactgacagggaaaaaatggagaagaagaCCACCCAAGAGAAGGAGAAGTATCAGCCTTCCTATGAGACAACTATTCTCACAGAG TGCTCTCCCTGGCCAGATGTGCCTTATCAAATGAACAATGCTCCATCTCCAAGCTACAACAGTTCTCCCAACAGCTTCAACCTTGGAGATGG caacaGTTCTCCAACCCACCAAGTGGagctcctgcctcccagcaATGAT catctccttccttctgcttctaTTCAAGATGCCCAGCAGTGGCTTCATCGTAATAGGTTCTCTCCATTCTGTAGACTCTTCTCAAGTTTTTCGG GTGCTGACTTACTGAAGATGTCCAAAGAAGATTTTGTTCAAATCTGTGGGCCTGCTGATGGAATTCGGCTCTTTAATGCAATCAAAGGAAG AAATGTAAGGCCCAAGATGACAATTTATGTCTGTCAAGAACCAGAGCAAAACAGGTCCCATCTCCACCAAAAACGAGAAAATGGAGATGGCAGTCTTTGTG TATATCATGCAATCTTCTTGGAAGAATTGACCACGCTGGAATTAATCGAGAAAATTGCAAACTTGTACAGCATTTCTCCACAGCAGATAAATCGAATCTATCGGCAGGGACCCACAGGGATCCATGTATTAGTGAGCAACGAG
- the TFCP2L1 gene encoding transcription factor CP2-like protein 1 isoform X1 — protein sequence MLFWHTQPEHYNQHSTGSYLRDVLALPIFKQEEPQLSPENDAKLPPFQYVLCTATSPAVKLHEETLTYLNQGQSYEIRLLENRKLGEFQDLNTKYVKSIIRVVFHDRRLQYTEHQQLEGWRWSRPGDRILDIDIPLSVGILDPRASPTQLNTVEFLWDPSKRASAFIQVHCISTEFTPRKHGGEKGVPFRVQIDTFKQNENGEYTEHLHSASCQIKVFKPKGADRKQKTDREKMEKKTTQEKEKYQPSYETTILTECSPWPDVPYQMNNAPSPSYNSSPNSFNLGDGNSSPTHQVELLPPSNDHLLPSASIQDAQQWLHRNRFSPFCRLFSSFSGADLLKMSKEDFVQICGPADGIRLFNAIKGRNVRPKMTIYVCQEPEQNRSHLHQKRENGDGSLCVYHAIFLEELTTLELIEKIANLYSISPQQINRIYRQGPTGIHVLVSNEMVQNFQDESCFVISTLKAESNDGYHIILK from the exons ATGCTGTTTTGGCACACGCAGCCGGAGCACTACAACCAGCACTCGACCGGCAGCTACCTGCG AGATGTCCTTGCGCTGCCAATCTTCAAGCAGGAAGAACCGCAGCTGTCTCCTGAGAATGATGCCAAGCTGCCTCCCTTTCAGTACGTCCTCTGCACGGCCACATCACCTGCTGTGAAACTGCACGAAGAAACCCTGACCTACCTCAACCAAG GTCAGTCTTATGAAATCCGTCTACTTGAGAATAGGAAATTGGGAGAGTTTCAagatttaaacacaaaatatgtAAAG AGTATAATTCGTGTAGTTTTCCATGATCGACGCCTGCAGTACACAGAGCATCAGCAGCTCGAGGGCTGGAGGTGGAGTCGGCCTGGGGACCGCATCCTTGATATAG ATATTCCGCTGTCAGTTGGTATCTTGGATCCCAGGGCCAGCCCAACCCAGTTGAACACTGTTGAATTTCTGTGGGATCCATCAAAGAGAGCCTCAGCATTCATTCAG GTACATTGCATCAGCACAGAATTTACTCCGCGGAAACatggaggagagaaaggggTACCCTTCCGGGTGCAAATCGACACCTTTAAGCAGAATGAAAATGGTGAATACACAGAACACTTGCATTCTGCAAGCTGCCAGATCAAAGTGTTCAAG CCTAAAGgagcagacagaaaacagaagactgacagggaaaaaatggagaagaagaCCACCCAAGAGAAGGAGAAGTATCAGCCTTCCTATGAGACAACTATTCTCACAGAG TGCTCTCCCTGGCCAGATGTGCCTTATCAAATGAACAATGCTCCATCTCCAAGCTACAACAGTTCTCCCAACAGCTTCAACCTTGGAGATGG caacaGTTCTCCAACCCACCAAGTGGagctcctgcctcccagcaATGAT catctccttccttctgcttctaTTCAAGATGCCCAGCAGTGGCTTCATCGTAATAGGTTCTCTCCATTCTGTAGACTCTTCTCAAGTTTTTCGG GTGCTGACTTACTGAAGATGTCCAAAGAAGATTTTGTTCAAATCTGTGGGCCTGCTGATGGAATTCGGCTCTTTAATGCAATCAAAGGAAG AAATGTAAGGCCCAAGATGACAATTTATGTCTGTCAAGAACCAGAGCAAAACAGGTCCCATCTCCACCAAAAACGAGAAAATGGAGATGGCAGTCTTTGTG TATATCATGCAATCTTCTTGGAAGAATTGACCACGCTGGAATTAATCGAGAAAATTGCAAACTTGTACAGCATTTCTCCACAGCAGATAAATCGAATCTATCGGCAGGGACCCACAGGGATCCATGTATTAGTGAGCAACGAG